In a single window of the Pedococcus dokdonensis genome:
- a CDS encoding Mur ligase family protein, translating into MLRTTAAVVAGKAARAASRLRGGGSALPGLVAERIDPGFLAHALADVPGGIVVVSGTNGKTTTTKMLVAVLRAHRRTVFTNPTGSNFTRGVISSMLGELPVRGRLTADLAVLELDEAHALKFAAAVKPTHALLLNVARDQLDRFAEIDHTAKLLASLAEQTTSGVVLNLDDSFVSRIRDRVAQGVAIRYFGVDASIADRLPELQEQDVRFEDDFVPPVAGPDDGLLKPSDERTFEVLFGDGGTGSGTVGPLELQQRGLAAMINATAATATARMLLGDAFDPAATAAALRAVTPPFGRGEVVMVDGQPLELVLVKNPAGFTVALGTYGSTPVATMIAINDNYADGRDVSWLYDVSFDSLRDRGVTTTSGVRGYDMALRLQYDDVPVGGVEPDLDTALDAFLAQHPEEPKRIFCTYTAMMALRRTLAARYDLPDIGEEAS; encoded by the coding sequence GTGCTGAGGACGACGGCGGCAGTGGTCGCAGGCAAGGCGGCGCGGGCAGCCTCGCGGCTGCGGGGTGGCGGTTCCGCCCTGCCGGGCCTGGTGGCCGAGCGGATCGACCCGGGCTTCCTTGCCCACGCCCTGGCCGACGTGCCCGGCGGGATCGTCGTCGTCAGCGGCACCAACGGCAAGACCACCACGACGAAGATGCTCGTCGCCGTCCTGCGGGCCCACCGCCGCACCGTCTTCACCAACCCGACCGGCTCCAACTTCACCCGCGGTGTCATCTCCTCGATGCTCGGCGAGCTGCCGGTCCGTGGACGGCTGACGGCCGACCTCGCCGTCCTCGAGCTCGACGAGGCCCACGCCCTCAAGTTCGCCGCGGCCGTGAAGCCCACGCACGCCTTGCTGCTCAACGTCGCCCGTGACCAGCTCGACCGGTTCGCCGAGATCGACCACACCGCCAAGCTGCTTGCGAGCCTGGCCGAGCAGACCACGAGCGGGGTGGTGCTCAACCTCGACGACTCGTTCGTCTCGCGGATCCGTGACCGGGTCGCGCAGGGGGTGGCGATCCGCTACTTCGGGGTCGACGCGTCGATCGCCGACCGGCTACCCGAGCTGCAGGAGCAGGACGTGCGGTTCGAGGACGACTTCGTGCCACCGGTCGCTGGCCCGGACGACGGGCTGCTCAAGCCGAGCGACGAGCGCACCTTCGAGGTGCTGTTCGGTGATGGTGGGACGGGTTCCGGCACGGTCGGACCGCTCGAGCTCCAGCAGCGTGGCCTGGCGGCCATGATCAACGCCACCGCGGCGACGGCGACCGCTCGGATGCTGCTCGGCGACGCCTTCGACCCGGCGGCGACCGCCGCCGCCCTGCGCGCGGTCACGCCGCCGTTCGGGCGTGGCGAGGTCGTCATGGTCGACGGCCAGCCGCTCGAGCTCGTCCTGGTGAAGAACCCGGCCGGCTTCACCGTGGCCCTGGGCACCTACGGATCGACGCCGGTCGCGACGATGATCGCGATCAACGACAACTACGCCGACGGCCGCGACGTCTCCTGGCTCTACGACGTCAGCTTCGACAGCCTCCGCGACCGGGGCGTCACGACCACCAGCGGGGTCCGCGGCTACGACATGGCGTTGCGGCTGCAGTACGACGACGTGCCGGTCGGCGGGGTCGAGCCCGACCTCGACACCGCACTCGACGCGTTCCTCGCGCAGCACCCCGAGGAACCCAAGCGGATCTTCTGCACCTACACCGCGATGATGGCGCTGCGGCGCACCCTGGCCGCGCGCTACGACCTGCCCGACATCGGCGAGGAGGCGTCATGA
- a CDS encoding AGE family epimerase/isomerase — translation MSSAPTPFTPDETWLAGERTRLWTFARGAVHPNGGFAWLDDRGEPELDQPVHTWLSCRMTHVAALEVLQGNDDARAALDHGVHALREVLRDPEHGGWFGSVDPTTHEPVVATKECYAHAFVLLAASSAVAAGHPGAQGLLDDAREVYATRFWNDADGLAMESWDRAWRTAEDYRGVNANMHSVEALLAVHEVTGDPEPRAQAARIVERVVHGFASGNDWRLPEHFTADWLPLPDFNRDTPADQFRPFGVTIGHLLEWSRLTLHLRTALGAAAPSWLLDDAMSLFDTAVRDGWHADGEDGFVYTTDFQGVPVVRNRLHWVLTEGIGAAWALAREVDEPSYAEWYAVWWAEAERHFIDRVDGSWRHELDPSNQPAATVWVGKPDVYHAYQAALLPSLEPAASFAGGLLHR, via the coding sequence ATGTCGTCCGCTCCCACGCCGTTCACGCCCGACGAGACCTGGTTGGCGGGTGAGCGCACCCGGCTGTGGACCTTCGCGCGCGGGGCAGTGCACCCGAACGGCGGCTTCGCGTGGCTGGACGACCGGGGCGAGCCCGAGCTGGACCAGCCGGTGCACACCTGGCTGAGCTGCCGGATGACGCACGTGGCGGCCCTCGAGGTGCTGCAGGGCAACGACGACGCCCGCGCGGCCCTCGACCACGGGGTGCACGCGCTGCGCGAGGTGCTGCGGGACCCCGAGCACGGTGGCTGGTTCGGGTCGGTCGACCCGACCACGCACGAGCCGGTGGTGGCGACGAAGGAGTGCTACGCGCACGCCTTCGTGCTGCTCGCGGCATCCAGCGCGGTTGCCGCCGGACACCCCGGTGCGCAGGGGCTGCTCGACGACGCGCGGGAGGTCTACGCGACGCGGTTCTGGAACGACGCGGACGGCCTCGCCATGGAGAGCTGGGACCGCGCGTGGCGGACGGCTGAGGACTACCGCGGCGTCAACGCCAACATGCACAGCGTCGAGGCGCTGCTGGCCGTCCACGAGGTCACCGGCGACCCGGAGCCTCGCGCCCAGGCCGCTCGGATCGTCGAGCGTGTCGTGCACGGGTTCGCCAGCGGCAACGACTGGCGGCTGCCCGAGCACTTCACCGCCGACTGGCTGCCGCTGCCCGACTTCAACCGCGACACCCCGGCCGACCAGTTCCGGCCGTTCGGGGTGACGATCGGTCACCTGCTGGAGTGGTCACGGCTCACCCTGCACCTGCGCACCGCGCTCGGCGCGGCCGCTCCGTCGTGGCTGCTCGACGACGCGATGTCGTTGTTCGACACCGCGGTTCGCGACGGCTGGCACGCCGACGGCGAGGACGGCTTCGTCTACACGACCGACTTCCAGGGCGTGCCCGTCGTGCGCAACCGGCTGCACTGGGTGCTCACCGAGGGCATCGGTGCGGCGTGGGCGCTGGCGCGCGAGGTGGACGAGCCGTCCTACGCCGAGTGGTATGCCGTGTGGTGGGCCGAGGCCGAGCGGCACTTCATCGACCGCGTGGACGGGTCGTGGCGGCACGAGCTCGACCCGTCGAACCAGCCGGCCGCCACGGTGTGGGTCGGCAAGCCGGACGTCTACCACGCCTACCAGGCCGCC